From the Manihot esculenta cultivar AM560-2 chromosome 3, M.esculenta_v8, whole genome shotgun sequence genome, one window contains:
- the LOC110611122 gene encoding E3 ubiquitin-protein ligase CCNB1IP1 homolog isoform X1 yields MRCNGCWRELEGRAIATTCGHLLCTEDASKILSNDAACPICDQVLSKSLMKPVDISPNDEWVNMSMAGISPQILMKSAYRSVMFYIGQKELEMQYKMNRIIAQCRQKCEVMQEKFTEKLEQVHTAYQKMAKRCQMMQQEIESLSKDKQELQEKFSEKSRQKRKLDEMYDQLRSDYESIKRSAIQPAGNFYSRNEPDFFPNPSATFRDNRDPIRKDWSVFTPPTPGPREDIWPARQNSSNSGPFDISGASPGKQAAIPVDPGNRRTGIHNTFGAGPGNTSMTLRNLILSPIKRPQLSRSRPQMFTL; encoded by the exons ATGAGATGCAATGGGTGCTGGCGAGAACTAGAAGGACGAGCCATTGCCACTACCTGTGGTCACCTCTTAT GCACTGAAGATGCCAGTAAGATCCTTAGTAATGATGCAGCATGTCCAATTTGTGATCAAGTCCTCTCTAAGAG CCTTATGAAACCTGTGGATATCAGTCCAAACGACGAATGGGTAAAT ATGTCCATGGCTGGAATATCTCCTCAAATAT TGATGAAAAGTGCATACAGAAGTGTGATGTTTTATATTGGGCAAAAGGAACTGGAAATGCAATACAAGATGAACAGAATTATAGCTCAATGTCGGCAAAAATGTGAGGTCATGCAAGAAAAGTTCACAGAAAAACTGGAGCAGGTGCATACTGCATATCAAAAAATGGCTAAGAGGTGTCAGATGATGCAACAGGAGATTGAGAGTTTATCCAAGGATAAGCAAGAGCTCCAAGAAAAATTTTCTGAGAAGTCCAG GCAGAAGAGAAAGCTTGATGAAATGTATGATCAATTGAGGAGTGACTACGAGTCAATAAAAAGATCAGCCATCCAACCAGCAGGCAATTTCTATTCAAGAAATGAGCCTGATTTTTTCCCTAATCCGTCTGCTACCTTCAGGGATAACAGAGATCCTATCCGGAAAG ACTGGTCGGTTTTCACTCCTCCAACTCCAGGGCCTAGAGAGGATATATGGCCAGCAAGACAGAACAGTTCTAATTCTGGTCCCTTCGATATCTCTGGTGCCTCACCTGGAAAACAAGCAGCCATTCCGGTTGATCCTGGAAATAGGAGAACTGGCATTCACAATACTTTTGGAGCCGGACCTGGCAACACCTCAATGACATTAAGGAACTTGATTCTCTCCCCAATAAAGCGACCTCAGCTCTCTCGTAGCCGCCCTCAAATGTTCAC GCTATAG
- the LOC110611122 gene encoding E3 ubiquitin-protein ligase CCNB1IP1 homolog isoform X6 — protein sequence MMQHVQFVIKSSLRDVHGWNISSNIAYRSVMFYIGQKELEMQYKMNRIIAQCRQKCEVMQEKFTEKLEQVHTAYQKMAKRCQMMQQEIESLSKDKQELQEKFSEKSRQKRKLDEMYDQLRSDYESIKRSAIQPAGNFYSRNEPDFFPNPSATFRDNRDPIRKDWSVFTPPTPGPREDIWPARQNSSNSGPFDISGASPGKQAAIPVDPGNRRTGIHNTFGAGPGNTSMTLRNLILSPIKRPQLSRSRPQMFTL from the exons ATGATGCAGCATGTCCAATTTGTGATCAAGTCCTCTCTAAGAG ATGTCCATGGCTGGAATATCTCCTCAAATAT TGCATACAGAAGTGTGATGTTTTATATTGGGCAAAAGGAACTGGAAATGCAATACAAGATGAACAGAATTATAGCTCAATGTCGGCAAAAATGTGAGGTCATGCAAGAAAAGTTCACAGAAAAACTGGAGCAGGTGCATACTGCATATCAAAAAATGGCTAAGAGGTGTCAGATGATGCAACAGGAGATTGAGAGTTTATCCAAGGATAAGCAAGAGCTCCAAGAAAAATTTTCTGAGAAGTCCAG GCAGAAGAGAAAGCTTGATGAAATGTATGATCAATTGAGGAGTGACTACGAGTCAATAAAAAGATCAGCCATCCAACCAGCAGGCAATTTCTATTCAAGAAATGAGCCTGATTTTTTCCCTAATCCGTCTGCTACCTTCAGGGATAACAGAGATCCTATCCGGAAAG ACTGGTCGGTTTTCACTCCTCCAACTCCAGGGCCTAGAGAGGATATATGGCCAGCAAGACAGAACAGTTCTAATTCTGGTCCCTTCGATATCTCTGGTGCCTCACCTGGAAAACAAGCAGCCATTCCGGTTGATCCTGGAAATAGGAGAACTGGCATTCACAATACTTTTGGAGCCGGACCTGGCAACACCTCAATGACATTAAGGAACTTGATTCTCTCCCCAATAAAGCGACCTCAGCTCTCTCGTAGCCGCCCTCAAATGTTCAC GCTATAG
- the LOC110611122 gene encoding E3 ubiquitin-protein ligase CCNB1IP1 homolog isoform X3: MRCNGCWRELEGRAIATTCGHLLCTEDASKILSNDAACPICDQVLSKSLMKPVDISPNDEWVNMSMAGISPQILMKSAYRSVMFYIGQKELEMQYKMNRIIAQCRQKCEVMQEKFTEKLEQVHTAYQKMAKRCQMMQQEIESLSKDKQELQEKFSEKSRQKRKLDEMYDQLRSDYESIKRSAIQPAGNFYSRNEPDFFPNPSATFRDNRDPIRKGPREDIWPARQNSSNSGPFDISGASPGKQAAIPVDPGNRRTGIHNTFGAGPGNTSMTLRNLILSPIKRPQLSRSRPQMFTL, translated from the exons ATGAGATGCAATGGGTGCTGGCGAGAACTAGAAGGACGAGCCATTGCCACTACCTGTGGTCACCTCTTAT GCACTGAAGATGCCAGTAAGATCCTTAGTAATGATGCAGCATGTCCAATTTGTGATCAAGTCCTCTCTAAGAG CCTTATGAAACCTGTGGATATCAGTCCAAACGACGAATGGGTAAAT ATGTCCATGGCTGGAATATCTCCTCAAATAT TGATGAAAAGTGCATACAGAAGTGTGATGTTTTATATTGGGCAAAAGGAACTGGAAATGCAATACAAGATGAACAGAATTATAGCTCAATGTCGGCAAAAATGTGAGGTCATGCAAGAAAAGTTCACAGAAAAACTGGAGCAGGTGCATACTGCATATCAAAAAATGGCTAAGAGGTGTCAGATGATGCAACAGGAGATTGAGAGTTTATCCAAGGATAAGCAAGAGCTCCAAGAAAAATTTTCTGAGAAGTCCAG GCAGAAGAGAAAGCTTGATGAAATGTATGATCAATTGAGGAGTGACTACGAGTCAATAAAAAGATCAGCCATCCAACCAGCAGGCAATTTCTATTCAAGAAATGAGCCTGATTTTTTCCCTAATCCGTCTGCTACCTTCAGGGATAACAGAGATCCTATCCGGAAAG GGCCTAGAGAGGATATATGGCCAGCAAGACAGAACAGTTCTAATTCTGGTCCCTTCGATATCTCTGGTGCCTCACCTGGAAAACAAGCAGCCATTCCGGTTGATCCTGGAAATAGGAGAACTGGCATTCACAATACTTTTGGAGCCGGACCTGGCAACACCTCAATGACATTAAGGAACTTGATTCTCTCCCCAATAAAGCGACCTCAGCTCTCTCGTAGCCGCCCTCAAATGTTCAC GCTATAG
- the LOC110611122 gene encoding E3 ubiquitin-protein ligase CCNB1IP1 homolog isoform X2, whose product MRCNGCWRELEGRAIATTCGHLLCTEDASKILSNDAACPICDQVLSKSLMKPVDISPNDEWVNMSMAGISPQILMKSAYRSVMFYIGQKELEMQYKMNRIIAQCRQKCEVMQEKFTEKLEQVHTAYQKMAKRCQMMQQEIESLSKDKQELQEKFSEKSRQKRKLDEMYDQLRSDYESIKRSAIQPAGNFYSRNEPDFFPNPSATFRDNRDPIRKDWSVFTPPTPGPREDIWPARQNSSNSGPFDISGASPGKQAAIPVDPGNRRTGIHNTFGAGPGNTSMTLRNLILSPIKRPQLSRSRPQMFT is encoded by the exons ATGAGATGCAATGGGTGCTGGCGAGAACTAGAAGGACGAGCCATTGCCACTACCTGTGGTCACCTCTTAT GCACTGAAGATGCCAGTAAGATCCTTAGTAATGATGCAGCATGTCCAATTTGTGATCAAGTCCTCTCTAAGAG CCTTATGAAACCTGTGGATATCAGTCCAAACGACGAATGGGTAAAT ATGTCCATGGCTGGAATATCTCCTCAAATAT TGATGAAAAGTGCATACAGAAGTGTGATGTTTTATATTGGGCAAAAGGAACTGGAAATGCAATACAAGATGAACAGAATTATAGCTCAATGTCGGCAAAAATGTGAGGTCATGCAAGAAAAGTTCACAGAAAAACTGGAGCAGGTGCATACTGCATATCAAAAAATGGCTAAGAGGTGTCAGATGATGCAACAGGAGATTGAGAGTTTATCCAAGGATAAGCAAGAGCTCCAAGAAAAATTTTCTGAGAAGTCCAG GCAGAAGAGAAAGCTTGATGAAATGTATGATCAATTGAGGAGTGACTACGAGTCAATAAAAAGATCAGCCATCCAACCAGCAGGCAATTTCTATTCAAGAAATGAGCCTGATTTTTTCCCTAATCCGTCTGCTACCTTCAGGGATAACAGAGATCCTATCCGGAAAG ACTGGTCGGTTTTCACTCCTCCAACTCCAGGGCCTAGAGAGGATATATGGCCAGCAAGACAGAACAGTTCTAATTCTGGTCCCTTCGATATCTCTGGTGCCTCACCTGGAAAACAAGCAGCCATTCCGGTTGATCCTGGAAATAGGAGAACTGGCATTCACAATACTTTTGGAGCCGGACCTGGCAACACCTCAATGACATTAAGGAACTTGATTCTCTCCCCAATAAAGCGACCTCAGCTCTCTCGTAGCCGCCCTCAAATGTTCACGTAA
- the LOC110611122 gene encoding E3 ubiquitin-protein ligase CCNB1IP1 homolog isoform X4, producing MRCNGCWRELEGRAIATTCGHLLCTEDASKILSNDAACPICDQVLSKSLMKPVDISPNDEWVNMSMAGISPQILMKSAYRSVMFYIGQKELEMQYKMNRIIAQCRQKCEVMQEKFTEKLEQVHTAYQKMAKRCQMMQQEIESLSKDKQELQEKFSEKSRQKRKLDEMYDQLRSDYESIKRSAIQPAGNFYSRNEPDFFPNPSATFRDNRDPIRKGPREDIWPARQNSSNSGPFDISGASPGKQAAIPVDPGNRRTGIHNTFGAGPGNTSMTLRNLILSPIKRPQLSRSRPQMFT from the exons ATGAGATGCAATGGGTGCTGGCGAGAACTAGAAGGACGAGCCATTGCCACTACCTGTGGTCACCTCTTAT GCACTGAAGATGCCAGTAAGATCCTTAGTAATGATGCAGCATGTCCAATTTGTGATCAAGTCCTCTCTAAGAG CCTTATGAAACCTGTGGATATCAGTCCAAACGACGAATGGGTAAAT ATGTCCATGGCTGGAATATCTCCTCAAATAT TGATGAAAAGTGCATACAGAAGTGTGATGTTTTATATTGGGCAAAAGGAACTGGAAATGCAATACAAGATGAACAGAATTATAGCTCAATGTCGGCAAAAATGTGAGGTCATGCAAGAAAAGTTCACAGAAAAACTGGAGCAGGTGCATACTGCATATCAAAAAATGGCTAAGAGGTGTCAGATGATGCAACAGGAGATTGAGAGTTTATCCAAGGATAAGCAAGAGCTCCAAGAAAAATTTTCTGAGAAGTCCAG GCAGAAGAGAAAGCTTGATGAAATGTATGATCAATTGAGGAGTGACTACGAGTCAATAAAAAGATCAGCCATCCAACCAGCAGGCAATTTCTATTCAAGAAATGAGCCTGATTTTTTCCCTAATCCGTCTGCTACCTTCAGGGATAACAGAGATCCTATCCGGAAAG GGCCTAGAGAGGATATATGGCCAGCAAGACAGAACAGTTCTAATTCTGGTCCCTTCGATATCTCTGGTGCCTCACCTGGAAAACAAGCAGCCATTCCGGTTGATCCTGGAAATAGGAGAACTGGCATTCACAATACTTTTGGAGCCGGACCTGGCAACACCTCAATGACATTAAGGAACTTGATTCTCTCCCCAATAAAGCGACCTCAGCTCTCTCGTAGCCGCCCTCAAATGTTCACGTAA
- the LOC110611122 gene encoding E3 ubiquitin-protein ligase CCNB1IP1 homolog isoform X5, whose product MPVRSLVMMQHVQFVIKSSLRDVHGWNISSNIAYRSVMFYIGQKELEMQYKMNRIIAQCRQKCEVMQEKFTEKLEQVHTAYQKMAKRCQMMQQEIESLSKDKQELQEKFSEKSRQKRKLDEMYDQLRSDYESIKRSAIQPAGNFYSRNEPDFFPNPSATFRDNRDPIRKDWSVFTPPTPGPREDIWPARQNSSNSGPFDISGASPGKQAAIPVDPGNRRTGIHNTFGAGPGNTSMTLRNLILSPIKRPQLSRSRPQMFTL is encoded by the exons ATGCCAGTAAGATCCTTAGTAATGATGCAGCATGTCCAATTTGTGATCAAGTCCTCTCTAAGAG ATGTCCATGGCTGGAATATCTCCTCAAATAT TGCATACAGAAGTGTGATGTTTTATATTGGGCAAAAGGAACTGGAAATGCAATACAAGATGAACAGAATTATAGCTCAATGTCGGCAAAAATGTGAGGTCATGCAAGAAAAGTTCACAGAAAAACTGGAGCAGGTGCATACTGCATATCAAAAAATGGCTAAGAGGTGTCAGATGATGCAACAGGAGATTGAGAGTTTATCCAAGGATAAGCAAGAGCTCCAAGAAAAATTTTCTGAGAAGTCCAG GCAGAAGAGAAAGCTTGATGAAATGTATGATCAATTGAGGAGTGACTACGAGTCAATAAAAAGATCAGCCATCCAACCAGCAGGCAATTTCTATTCAAGAAATGAGCCTGATTTTTTCCCTAATCCGTCTGCTACCTTCAGGGATAACAGAGATCCTATCCGGAAAG ACTGGTCGGTTTTCACTCCTCCAACTCCAGGGCCTAGAGAGGATATATGGCCAGCAAGACAGAACAGTTCTAATTCTGGTCCCTTCGATATCTCTGGTGCCTCACCTGGAAAACAAGCAGCCATTCCGGTTGATCCTGGAAATAGGAGAACTGGCATTCACAATACTTTTGGAGCCGGACCTGGCAACACCTCAATGACATTAAGGAACTTGATTCTCTCCCCAATAAAGCGACCTCAGCTCTCTCGTAGCCGCCCTCAAATGTTCAC GCTATAG